The following nucleotide sequence is from Microthrixaceae bacterium.
AAGTACGCCTCGTTCTGCGGGCCGCACTCGATGATCTGGAGGAACGGCCCGAGGTTTCGGTTCTGGTGTTGGAAGGCGCAGGACGGTCGTTTTGCGCCGGAGCTGACCTCAAGGCCACTGCGTATCCTCCGGTTGCAGAGGGCGAGTGGGTTCAGCGGCGGCACCGGACCGGAAGCTGGCAGCGTCTGTTGGACCATTTGGGTCGGATCCCCCAGGCCACGGTGGCGGCGTTGCACGGTCACGTCATCGGCGGGGGAGCGTTGCTGGCCGCAGCCTTCGACATCCGCATCGCTGCCGATGACACCGTGCTGCGCATCCCCGAGCTGGCAATCGGCATGCCTCTCACCTGGGCCGGCGTCCCGCTGCTGGTTCGCGAAGTTGGCCTCCCGGCGGCTCGGGACTGGGTGATGTCGAGCCGGAGTGTCGAGGCCGATGAGCTGTTGCACACCGGGTACGTGACCCGCCTGGTACCCCGGTCCGATCTGGACGGGGCGGTGGCGACGTGCATCGATCAGTTGCTGTCGGCCCCACCTGGCCCCCTGGCCATGACCCGGGCCATGACCGCGGCCATCGGGCGGGCAACTCCGGCTTTGGCCACCGGCTGGGCCGATCCCGACCACCAGCATTGGACCTTCACCGAAGCGGAATACCGGGCCTCGATACGCCGCTACATCGACGGGACCACCGCCCGGCCTTCCTGAGGTTCGGCCGGCGAAGCTCCGGCCAGCTTCAGACCCTCGGCTCAACGTCAGCTTCGGGCCCCCGGCCCCCGTTCAGCTTCGGGCCCCAGCTATAGGGCGAGGTGTAGGCGTAAGGCGTCGTCGAGCAGGGTCATCGCCGGCGGTGGAACCAGGCCCACCCGTGCTCCGATGCGCTCCACTGCCACGGAGCGAACCTGTTCGGCTTGGGCCTTCGAGTCGACCCGAAGCCCGGTCTCGGTGGCTGCCAGTAGAACCTGAAACGGGAACAGGCGGGTGACGTTGGAGGTCACCGGGACGACGGTCACCACGCCACGGCCCAGCCGTTCCGCGGTCTGGTTGGCGCCGTCGTTGCTCACGATGACGGCTGGCCTCTGCTTGTTCGCCTCCGAGCCCCGGACTGGGTCGAGGTCGACTAGGCAGATCTCACCTCGGCGCATGGGTCAACCCGTCCCCGGACGTGGCGTCCCACTCCTCAGCTGAGCCCGACTCGGCCCACTCCTGCCAGGCGTCCTCGTATGCCGACCCGAGCTCTGACGCCCTCAGTAGTCGTACCGCCTTGTGGATTGCGGCGGACCTCGACGCGATCTGGTTGGACCGGGCATAGGAGTCGAGGAACTCAACGTCCTCCTCCGACAGGCTCACGCTCAGCTTCATACCCAGATGCTACCGCTGGTAGGACGGTGGTAGCACCGCGCTGGGACCGCGTCGGCGATGGTTTAGAAGCACTTCCTCCGTCTAGTCCTCGACGGCGGCGGCCAGTCGCTCGAGGGTGCCGCTCATGGTGGTGCGGTTGCGGGCGGGGCGGTCGGTGACCCCCGACATCTGGCTGCTCATCTCCAGCACCGACTCGGGACGCAGGTCCTCAGTCCACTCGGTGACCCGGCTGCCGGACTCGGTGGGCTCGATCCGGTAGCCCCACGTGGAGAAGTGGAAGTCGAACATGGAGCACTCGAAGGCGAACGCCCGGCCCGGATCGGCCTCGATCACCTTGCCCTGGCTGGTCCACTCGTGATCACCGTTGCGGTTGTGGCCATCGAAGGTGGCCCCCAGTTCGGGGCCTGAGAAGCCTTCGTGCCATTCACAGGTGTGGCACTCCTCGGACCACTCGCCCATGCGGGTCACGTCGGAGATGGCCGCGTACACGGTCTCGGGCGATGCGGCGATGTCTCGGGAGATCTCGATGCGTTCGGTCATCCCCGCAGTTCACCACAGCCGGGGCCGGCATGGCCGGCCTCCTTGCAGGGCCTGGGAGTCATGAACGCTGCTCGTTGTCCGGTTCGTGTGGCCCGCCTTCGGCGGTCGATTTCTGGTTCCGTCGAGCCCGGTCCTCACTTCGTTGCGGCGGCCGCCGGTTTGCGCAGTTGCTCGCAACCGCGCAAACGGTGCTGGCTTGAGCGCTGGTACCGCGTGGAGCGTGGGGCCAGCGGCGCTAGCGTGCCGGACCCACCCTGCCGAAAGGTCCCGACAGTTGGCCACCAAGAAGGACTCCCCAGCAACGCCCCGGCCCAGCGGTGGAGCCGGTGTTCATCCCGCTGACCGCCACGACCTGATCCGGGTCGAGGGCGCCAGGGTGAACAACCTCCAAGACGTGACCGTCGACATCCCCAAACGGCGGCTCACTGTGTTCACCGGGGTTTCGGGATCGGGCAAGACGTCGCTCGTCTTCGGCACGATCGCGGCGGAATCCCAGCGCCTCATCAACGAGACCTACAGCTCGTTCGTCCAGGGGTTCATGCCGTCGATGGCCCGGCCCGACGTGGATCGCCTCGACGGTCTGACCACCGCCATCCTGGTCGACCAGGAACGAATGGGGGCCAACGTCCGCTCGACGGTTGGGACCGTCACCGACACCAATGCCCTGTTGCGCATCCTGTTCAGCCGGCTCGGCCAACCTCACATCGGGCCGCCCAATGCCTTCTCGTTCAACGTGGCCTCGGTGCGGGGCGCCGGTGCGATCACCGTGGAGAAGGCGGGAGGCAAGAAGGTCGAGAAGCGGACCTTCGAGCGGGCCGGGGGCATGTGCACCCGTTGCGAGGGCACCGGCAACGTCACCGACTTCGACCTGAACGAGTTGTACGACGCCTCGTTGTCGCTCAACGACG
It contains:
- a CDS encoding type II toxin-antitoxin system PemK/MazF family toxin, with translation MRRGEICLVDLDPVRGSEANKQRPAVIVSNDGANQTAERLGRGVVTVVPVTSNVTRLFPFQVLLAATETGLRVDSKAQAEQVRSVAVERIGARVGLVPPPAMTLLDDALRLHLAL
- a CDS encoding SRPBCC family protein, which produces MTERIEISRDIAASPETVYAAISDVTRMGEWSEECHTCEWHEGFSGPELGATFDGHNRNGDHEWTSQGKVIEADPGRAFAFECSMFDFHFSTWGYRIEPTESGSRVTEWTEDLRPESVLEMSSQMSGVTDRPARNRTTMSGTLERLAAAVED
- a CDS encoding antitoxin; its protein translation is MKLSVSLSEEDVEFLDSYARSNQIASRSAAIHKAVRLLRASELGSAYEDAWQEWAESGSAEEWDATSGDGLTHAPR
- a CDS encoding enoyl-CoA hydratase/isomerase family protein; the encoded protein is MDNPGTGPVRYEVDGRVARLVLNRPEKLNALNDEVRLVLRAALDDLEERPEVSVLVLEGAGRSFCAGADLKATAYPPVAEGEWVQRRHRTGSWQRLLDHLGRIPQATVAALHGHVIGGGALLAAAFDIRIAADDTVLRIPELAIGMPLTWAGVPLLVREVGLPAARDWVMSSRSVEADELLHTGYVTRLVPRSDLDGAVATCIDQLLSAPPGPLAMTRAMTAAIGRATPALATGWADPDHQHWTFTEAEYRASIRRYIDGTTARPS